A DNA window from Comamonas fluminis contains the following coding sequences:
- a CDS encoding propionate--CoA ligase: protein MNTRFEDFHRRSIEERDTFWAEQAELIEWQQKPTQICDYSNPPFAKWFVGGTTNLCHNAVDRHLAARGDQNALIAISTETNTEKTYSYKELHAEVNRMAAALKALGVEKGDRVQIYMPMIAEACFAMLACVRLGAIHSVVFGGFASGALASRIDDAQPKVIVSADAGSRGGRVVPYKPLLDEALQLSTHQPAAVLMVNRGLAPMPMSEGRDHDWAALRAQHLDAKVDCVWVESTHPSYTLYTSGTTGKPKGVQRDTGGYTVALAASMPHIFDAQAGQTFFCTSDIGWVVGHSYIIYAPLIAGMATVMYEGLPVNPDAGIWWSLVEKYKITHMFSAPTAIRVLKKHDAEYLKRYDISSLKALWLAGEPLDEPTAAWISDAIKKPIIDNYWQTETGWPIMTLCNGVEQQATRFGSPGKAVYGYNVKLIDDATGEELTGANQKGVLAIDGPLPPGCMQTVWRDDNRFVNTYWKSIPGRMIYSTFDWGIRDEDGYYFILGRTDDVINVAGHRLGTREIEEAISAHAQVAEVAVVGVADNLKGQAALAFAVVRDASAVADAAATKALEADVMKLVDSRLGAVARPSRVIFVTALPKTRSGKLLRRALQAVAEGRDPGDLSTMEDPAALAQVQAKL, encoded by the coding sequence ATGAACACGCGTTTCGAGGATTTCCATCGCCGCTCCATTGAAGAGCGCGACACATTCTGGGCTGAGCAGGCTGAGCTGATCGAGTGGCAGCAAAAGCCCACGCAGATCTGCGATTACAGCAATCCTCCGTTTGCCAAGTGGTTTGTGGGCGGCACCACCAATCTGTGCCACAACGCCGTGGACCGCCATCTGGCCGCCCGTGGCGATCAGAACGCGCTGATTGCGATCTCGACCGAGACAAACACCGAAAAAACCTATAGCTACAAAGAACTGCACGCCGAGGTCAACCGCATGGCGGCTGCTTTGAAAGCGCTGGGCGTGGAAAAGGGCGACCGGGTTCAAATCTATATGCCCATGATTGCCGAGGCCTGCTTTGCCATGCTGGCTTGCGTGCGTCTGGGTGCCATTCATTCGGTGGTCTTTGGCGGTTTTGCTTCGGGTGCGCTGGCTTCGCGTATTGATGATGCCCAGCCCAAGGTCATCGTCAGCGCCGATGCCGGCTCGCGCGGCGGGCGTGTGGTGCCCTACAAGCCTTTGCTGGATGAGGCTCTGCAGTTATCCACCCACCAGCCAGCCGCCGTGCTGATGGTGAACCGGGGCCTGGCCCCCATGCCCATGAGCGAGGGTCGCGATCACGACTGGGCCGCGCTGCGTGCCCAGCATCTGGATGCCAAGGTCGATTGCGTCTGGGTGGAGTCCACCCACCCCAGCTACACCCTCTACACCAGCGGCACCACAGGCAAGCCCAAGGGCGTGCAGCGTGACACCGGTGGCTACACCGTGGCGCTGGCAGCCAGCATGCCGCATATCTTTGATGCGCAAGCGGGCCAGACTTTCTTTTGCACCAGCGATATTGGCTGGGTGGTGGGCCACAGCTACATCATCTATGCGCCGCTGATTGCTGGCATGGCAACGGTGATGTATGAGGGCCTGCCCGTGAACCCCGATGCGGGCATCTGGTGGAGTCTGGTCGAGAAGTACAAGATCACCCATATGTTCTCGGCGCCCACGGCCATTCGCGTACTCAAAAAGCATGATGCCGAGTACCTGAAGCGCTATGACATCTCCAGCCTCAAAGCCCTGTGGCTGGCGGGCGAGCCGCTGGACGAGCCGACGGCTGCATGGATCAGCGATGCGATCAAAAAGCCCATCATCGATAACTACTGGCAGACGGAAACTGGCTGGCCCATCATGACGCTGTGCAACGGCGTGGAGCAGCAGGCCACGCGCTTTGGCAGCCCGGGCAAGGCCGTCTATGGCTACAACGTCAAGCTGATTGACGATGCCACGGGCGAAGAGCTGACAGGCGCCAATCAAAAGGGCGTGCTGGCCATTGACGGCCCGCTGCCGCCGGGCTGCATGCAGACCGTCTGGCGTGATGACAACCGTTTCGTCAACACTTACTGGAAGAGCATTCCCGGTCGAATGATCTACAGCACGTTTGACTGGGGCATCCGCGACGAGGATGGTTACTACTTCATCCTGGGCCGTACTGACGACGTCATCAATGTGGCAGGTCACCGCCTGGGCACCCGCGAGATCGAGGAAGCGATTTCTGCCCACGCACAGGTTGCCGAAGTGGCCGTAGTAGGCGTGGCAGACAACCTCAAAGGGCAGGCTGCCCTGGCGTTTGCCGTGGTACGCGACGCCAGCGCAGTGGCCGATGCCGCCGCCACCAAGGCGCTGGAAGCCGATGTCATGAAGCTGGTGGACTCGCGCCTGGGCGCGGTGGCCCGTCCCTCGCGTGTGATTTTTGTCACCGCCTTGCCCAAGACCCGCAGCGGCAAACTGCTGCGCCGTGCACTGCAGGCAGTGGCCGAAGGGCGTGATCCTGGTGATCTGAGCACTATGGAAGACCCGGCTGCACTGGCGCAGGTGCAGGCCAAGCTCTGA
- a CDS encoding TolC family outer membrane protein — protein sequence MQTRPALALRAISLGVLLGGLTGLAQAQTLSELVQQARGYDATWQAQQADSRAAGSRADQALSGLLPSVGLQGGVNRTHTELNLPQVSTSVSSTVQNLQLSAQQPLYRPANKIAYEQGKRGVDVAQAQLDAAAQSLIVRVSQAYFDVLATQDSVQVALSQKQAISTQLEMAKRNFEVGTATITDSREAQSRYDLVTAQEIAAQNDLQVKRVVLDQLVGRVGIQPTPLAAPLTLPRITPDNMQSWVDTALASQPQLRQAQLALDVAKLETQKAEAGHKPTVDLQAGYGINRYPNGYMTPSLPAGTRTNSAQIGVVMNVPLFAGFAVQNRVKETLALEDKARAQLDDARRNVEQSTRTAFLGVQSGQAQVKALEAALASSQSALEANKMGYDVGVRVNIDVLNAQSQVYQTQRDLANARYQVLLGQLKLKQAAGVLADDDLRSIDSLTLAPAAVERPVAAETAAKPAASKTVDLRKKR from the coding sequence ATGCAAACCCGCCCTGCTCTTGCGCTTCGCGCTATTTCTTTGGGAGTCTTGCTTGGAGGGCTGACAGGTCTGGCGCAGGCGCAGACGCTATCAGAGCTGGTGCAGCAAGCGCGCGGCTATGACGCCACCTGGCAAGCCCAGCAAGCCGATTCCCGCGCCGCTGGCAGCCGTGCCGATCAGGCTCTTTCCGGGCTGCTGCCCAGCGTAGGGCTGCAAGGCGGCGTGAACCGCACGCATACGGAGCTGAACCTGCCCCAGGTCAGCACCAGCGTCAGCTCCACCGTGCAGAACCTGCAGCTCAGCGCCCAGCAGCCGCTGTACCGCCCTGCCAACAAAATTGCCTATGAGCAAGGCAAGCGCGGAGTGGATGTGGCGCAGGCCCAGCTGGATGCCGCCGCGCAAAGCCTGATCGTGCGCGTGTCTCAAGCCTATTTCGACGTACTGGCCACACAGGACAGTGTGCAGGTCGCCCTCTCGCAAAAGCAAGCCATCAGCACCCAGCTGGAGATGGCCAAGCGCAATTTTGAAGTTGGCACGGCCACCATTACCGATTCGCGCGAAGCGCAGTCCCGCTACGACCTGGTCACCGCACAGGAAATCGCGGCGCAAAACGACCTGCAGGTCAAGCGCGTGGTGCTCGACCAGCTGGTAGGCCGCGTCGGCATTCAACCCACACCGCTGGCCGCGCCCCTGACGCTGCCCCGCATCACGCCAGACAATATGCAATCGTGGGTGGATACCGCCCTGGCCAGCCAGCCACAGCTGCGCCAGGCCCAGCTTGCTCTGGATGTGGCCAAGCTCGAAACCCAGAAAGCCGAAGCCGGTCACAAGCCCACGGTCGATCTGCAGGCGGGCTACGGCATCAACCGCTATCCCAATGGCTATATGACGCCCAGCCTTCCTGCGGGCACGCGCACCAACTCCGCCCAAATTGGCGTGGTGATGAATGTGCCGCTGTTTGCCGGTTTCGCCGTGCAAAACCGTGTCAAGGAAACCCTGGCCCTGGAAGACAAGGCCCGCGCGCAGCTCGATGATGCGCGCCGCAATGTGGAGCAATCCACGCGCACAGCCTTCCTGGGCGTCCAATCCGGCCAAGCCCAGGTCAAGGCGCTGGAAGCCGCTCTCGCCTCCAGCCAGAGCGCGCTGGAAGCCAACAAGATGGGCTATGACGTGGGCGTGCGCGTCAACATCGACGTGCTCAATGCCCAGAGTCAGGTCTATCAGACCCAACGCGACCTGGCCAATGCCCGCTATCAGGTGCTGCTGGGTCAGCTCAAACTCAAGCAAGCCGCCGGTGTGCTGGCTGACGATGATCTGCGCAGCATTGACAGCCTGACACTGGCGCCTGCTGCGGTAGAGCGCCCAGTGGCAGCAGAAACTGCCGCCAAGCCTGCGGCCAGCAAAACGGTTGACCTGCGCAAGAAGCGCTGA
- a CDS encoding phosphomannomutase/phosphoglucomutase, translating to MQVASSIFKAYDIRGIVPTTLTEDVARGIGRAFGMAALVAGEKTVAVGRDGRLSGPSLSAALMQGLTDVGVNVIDIGMATTPMLYFAAATLCTSGIQVTGSHNPKDYNGFKMVLAGRAIYGDEIQALRVRMENEDWTVTGAGQISQADVLADYTARIVGDVKLARPMKVVVDCGNGVAGASAPAIFRQLGCEVVELFSEVDGNFPNHHPDPSKPENLRDVIHALQTTDAELGLAFDGDGDRLGIVTKDGQNIFPDRQMMLFAKDVLSRVPGGSIVFDVKCTQRLAPEIEAAGGKAVMYKTGHSLVKARMKELGAPLGGEMSGHIFFKERWYGFDDGTYAGCRLLEIVSREADPSAVLNALPTSFSTPELNVACAEGEPHRLAAELQALAATEFEAPAQVSTIDGLRVDWADGFGLIRASNTTPVLVLRFEGHSQEALHRIEAKMLALLKRVKPDAQVGSASH from the coding sequence GTGCAAGTTGCATCTTCCATCTTCAAAGCTTATGACATTCGCGGCATCGTGCCGACCACGTTGACCGAAGACGTTGCCCGTGGCATTGGCCGTGCGTTTGGCATGGCGGCACTGGTGGCCGGTGAAAAGACGGTGGCTGTGGGCCGTGATGGCCGTTTGTCCGGCCCTTCGCTGTCTGCCGCGCTGATGCAGGGCCTGACCGATGTGGGCGTGAACGTGATCGATATCGGCATGGCCACTACGCCCATGCTGTACTTTGCGGCGGCCACACTGTGCACCAGCGGTATTCAGGTCACAGGCAGCCACAACCCCAAGGATTACAACGGCTTCAAGATGGTGCTGGCTGGCCGCGCTATTTATGGCGATGAAATTCAGGCCCTGCGCGTGCGCATGGAAAACGAAGACTGGACCGTCACCGGCGCAGGCCAGATCAGCCAGGCCGATGTACTGGCCGATTACACCGCCCGCATCGTGGGCGATGTGAAACTGGCTCGCCCCATGAAGGTGGTGGTGGACTGCGGCAACGGCGTGGCCGGTGCGTCGGCCCCTGCCATCTTCCGCCAGCTGGGCTGCGAAGTGGTCGAGCTGTTCTCGGAAGTGGACGGCAATTTCCCCAACCACCATCCCGACCCCAGCAAGCCCGAGAACCTGCGCGATGTGATCCATGCGCTGCAGACCACGGATGCCGAACTGGGCCTGGCTTTTGACGGTGACGGTGACCGTCTGGGCATTGTTACCAAAGATGGTCAGAATATCTTCCCTGACCGCCAGATGATGCTGTTTGCCAAGGACGTGCTCTCGCGCGTGCCCGGTGGCTCCATCGTGTTTGACGTCAAGTGCACCCAGCGCCTGGCGCCCGAGATCGAAGCTGCGGGTGGCAAGGCTGTGATGTACAAGACTGGCCACTCGCTGGTCAAGGCACGCATGAAGGAACTGGGGGCACCGCTGGGCGGCGAGATGAGCGGCCACATCTTCTTCAAGGAGCGCTGGTACGGCTTTGACGACGGCACTTATGCCGGTTGCCGTTTGCTGGAAATCGTCAGCCGCGAGGCCGACCCCAGCGCCGTGCTGAATGCACTGCCCACCAGCTTCTCTACACCTGAGCTCAATGTGGCCTGCGCTGAAGGCGAACCTCACCGTCTGGCGGCCGAGCTGCAAGCGCTGGCAGCTACAGAATTTGAAGCGCCTGCCCAAGTCAGCACCATTGACGGCCTGCGCGTGGACTGGGCTGATGGCTTTGGCCTGATTCGTGCCAGTAACACCACGCCTGTGCTGGTGCTGCGTTTTGAAGGCCACAGCCAGGAAGCACTGCACCGCATTGAAGCGAAGATGCTGGCCTTGCTCAAGCGCGTCAAGCCTGATGCGCAAGTGGGATCTGCATCGCACTGA
- a CDS encoding rhodanese-like domain-containing protein, giving the protein MLTQVLPAQFQQWLASYTAQGIKPVVLDVREPWEIAQASIQPGDDFELRCIPMHEIPGRLQELDPDHPIACLCHHGARSMSVAAFLVNHSFEDVSNITGGIDAWSLSADPSVPRY; this is encoded by the coding sequence ATGTTGACCCAGGTTTTGCCCGCACAGTTCCAGCAGTGGCTGGCTTCTTACACCGCTCAGGGCATCAAGCCCGTGGTGCTTGATGTGCGTGAACCCTGGGAAATTGCCCAGGCCAGCATCCAGCCCGGTGACGACTTTGAACTGCGCTGCATTCCCATGCACGAGATTCCCGGCCGCTTGCAGGAACTGGACCCCGACCACCCCATCGCCTGCCTGTGCCACCACGGCGCACGCAGCATGAGCGTGGCGGCCTTTCTGGTCAACCACAGCTTTGAAGATGTCAGCAACATCACCGGCGGCATCGATGCCTGGTCGCTGAGTGCAGACCCCAGCGTGCCCCGTTACTGA
- a CDS encoding 3-deoxy-D-manno-octulosonic acid transferase: protein MTRKVRMTPARGLFSLLAWAAQPLLRRKLRRRAVAEPGYAVAVPERFGHYQPPDLGRDGLGQWLWIHSVSLGETRAAAILVKALRERMPHMRLLLTHNTATGREEGAKLLKAGDVQVWLPWDTLDATQRFIAQFRPALGVLMETEIWPNLIANCTNAGIPMVLANARLNEKSEKGALKMGPIARPTYGALAAVWAQTEEDARRLRNVGAQVTAVLGNLKFDVQPDEALMHCAAQWRAGLQRQQQKPVVLFASSREGEEALLLEQLQKQPAALNAAQWLIVPRHPQRFDAVAQLIADAGFGVSRRSQWGDEPPLQEGSLWLGDSLGEMPLYYGLSQVALMGGSFEPLGGQNLIESLACGTPVILGPHTFNFSQASELAVQAGAAFRCDDMVQAMQLACSLVQDAQGVSGLLAAQEQASRFMSQHRGAAAATADAIVTLMQANGHSSRL, encoded by the coding sequence ATGACCCGCAAAGTTCGCATGACTCCGGCCCGTGGGCTTTTCAGCCTGCTGGCCTGGGCGGCGCAGCCCCTGCTGCGCCGCAAGCTCAGGCGCCGCGCCGTGGCTGAGCCGGGTTATGCGGTGGCCGTGCCTGAGCGCTTTGGCCACTACCAGCCGCCTGATCTGGGGCGCGATGGCCTTGGCCAGTGGCTCTGGATTCATTCTGTATCGCTGGGCGAGACTCGTGCAGCTGCGATCTTGGTCAAGGCGCTGCGCGAGCGCATGCCGCACATGCGCCTGCTGCTGACCCATAACACGGCAACGGGCCGCGAAGAGGGGGCAAAGCTCCTGAAGGCGGGCGATGTGCAGGTCTGGCTGCCCTGGGACACCCTTGACGCGACACAGCGCTTTATTGCGCAGTTTCGTCCCGCTCTTGGCGTGCTGATGGAAACCGAGATCTGGCCCAATCTGATTGCGAACTGTACGAACGCAGGCATTCCCATGGTGCTGGCCAATGCACGGCTCAATGAAAAGTCGGAAAAAGGCGCGCTGAAAATGGGGCCGATTGCGCGCCCCACCTATGGCGCGCTGGCCGCCGTATGGGCGCAGACCGAGGAAGATGCGCGGCGCCTTCGCAATGTAGGCGCCCAGGTCACAGCAGTGCTGGGGAATCTGAAATTTGATGTGCAGCCCGATGAGGCCTTGATGCACTGCGCTGCACAGTGGCGGGCAGGCCTGCAAAGGCAGCAGCAAAAGCCCGTGGTACTTTTCGCCAGCAGCCGCGAGGGTGAAGAAGCGCTGCTGCTGGAGCAGCTTCAGAAGCAGCCCGCAGCGCTGAATGCCGCGCAGTGGCTGATTGTGCCGCGCCACCCCCAGCGTTTTGATGCGGTGGCGCAGCTCATCGCGGATGCGGGTTTTGGCGTTTCACGGCGCAGCCAGTGGGGTGATGAACCACCTTTGCAAGAAGGCAGCCTGTGGCTGGGTGATTCGCTGGGCGAGATGCCGCTGTATTACGGTTTGTCGCAGGTAGCGCTGATGGGCGGCAGCTTTGAGCCGCTGGGGGGGCAGAACCTGATTGAGTCGCTGGCCTGTGGTACGCCGGTGATTCTGGGGCCTCATACGTTTAACTTCAGTCAGGCGTCTGAGCTGGCAGTGCAGGCGGGGGCAGCGTTTCGCTGCGATGACATGGTGCAGGCCATGCAGCTGGCATGTTCGCTGGTTCAGGATGCGCAAGGTGTATCGGGCCTGCTGGCTGCGCAAGAACAAGCGAGCCGTTTCATGAGTCAGCACCGGGGTGCCGCAGCGGCCACGGCAGATGCGATTGTGACGCTGATGCAAGCGAACGGACACAGCAGCAGACTCTGA